GGCAATGGCCTGACGGTTTGGCTGCGACCAGCGGGCCGCCAACGTCAGCTGCTCTTCCTCAAAGCGGTCCATCTGCTCGTTGGTGAGGTGATATTTGCCCTGATAGTAGTCGCGGTATTTAGAGAGCTCCGCGTACTGGCGCTGGCCCGGGGAGTGGTCCATCAGCGAAACGAGAGAGACCAGTTCGCGGTCAACCAGCTTGTCGAACAGAGGCAGCGTGGTGTGGTGCGGCAGCTCGCAGCGCAGATGCAGGCGGTGTTCGGCGCGGTTGAGGCCACGCTTTTGCGTATCCTCCACGGCGTTGATCATTTTTTCGAGGTTTTCCAGGCGGTCGCCGCCGTCGCGCACGTCGCCAATGGCAACGGCGTCGAGCACGGTGGTGATGCCGCTCGCCACCATTAGCGCATCGTGACTGCTCATGGCGGAGTGTGCCGGCCAGTCAACCTTTGGCCGCGGGGTAAAGAATTTATCAAGGTTGTCGGTGTGCAGCTCAATCAACCCCGGCAGCAGCCAGCCGCCGCCGCCGTCGTGTGCGCCCGGCAGCTGGCTTTGGGTCTCGGCAAAGTTGCGAATCACACCGTCGGCCACTTCCAGCGAGCCACTGACCACTTCTTCTTCCAGAACCAGGCGAACATTATTGATAATCATGTTGGGGCTCCATCGCGGACATCGTATGCAGGCGGTCGGCCACCTGTTCACGCACTGCTTCATCGTGGAAGATGCCGACAATGGCCGCTCCACGCGCTTTTGCTTCCTGAATCAAAGCCACCACGGCGGCGCTGTTTTTTGCATCCAGCGAAGCGGTTGGCTCGTCCAGCAGTAAAATGGGGTAATCAACAATAAAGCCGCGGGCGATGTTTACGCGCTGCTGCTCGCCGCCGGAGAAGGTCGACGGGGCCAGGTGCCACAGGCGCTCCGGCACGTTAAGGCGGGTCAACAGGCTGGCGGCTTTTTTCTCACACTCTTCCCGCGGCACGCCCAAATCCAGCAGCGGCTGCATGACGACTTCGAGCGCTGAAATACGCGGAATAACGCGCAGGAACTGGCTCACCCAGCCGATGGTCTGGCGACGTACCGCCAGCACTTCACGCGCCGGAGCCTGCACGATGTCGATCCATTCGTCGGCATGCTTAACCCAGATGTGTCCTTCAT
This Klebsiella michiganensis DNA region includes the following protein-coding sequences:
- a CDS encoding phosphonate metabolism protein PhnM, producing MIINNVRLVLEEEVVSGSLEVADGVIRNFAETQSQLPGAHDGGGGWLLPGLIELHTDNLDKFFTPRPKVDWPAHSAMSSHDALMVASGITTVLDAVAIGDVRDGGDRLENLEKMINAVEDTQKRGLNRAEHRLHLRCELPHHTTLPLFDKLVDRELVSLVSLMDHSPGQRQYAELSKYRDYYQGKYHLTNEQMDRFEEEQLTLAARWSQPNRQAIAARCRDRNIALASHDDATTAHVVESHEIGSVIAEFPTTEEAAEASRRHGMNVLMGAPNIVRGGSHSGNVAASHLAQAGLLDILSSDYYPASLLDAAFRVAHDDSNSFTLAQAVNLVTRNPARALNLTDRGTLAEGKRADLVLAHMHGGHIHVDHVWRQGIRVF
- a CDS encoding phosphonate ABC transporter ATP-binding protein — translated: MTRIRVENLSKTFVLHHQHGISLPVLANASLEVKGGECVVLHGHSGSGKSTLLRSLYANYLPDEGHIWVKHADEWIDIVQAPAREVLAVRRQTIGWVSQFLRVIPRISALEVVMQPLLDLGVPREECEKKAASLLTRLNVPERLWHLAPSTFSGGEQQRVNIARGFIVDYPILLLDEPTASLDAKNSAAVVALIQEAKARGAAIVGIFHDEAVREQVADRLHTMSAMEPQHDYQ